The following is a genomic window from Desulfosoma caldarium.
GCCTTGGCGTTGGCCACAATGGTGTCAAAGGCTTCTGCGACCTCTCGGGGCGAGGCCAGGTTGAGGCGGACGCCTTTGGCGTCGCTTTTGTGCAGAATCTGCGGCGAGACGATTTTCATCGCCACCGGAAAGGTGAGGCTGGCGGCGTAATCTACGGCCTCTTCCCGTGTTGACGCCACAAAGGACGGCAGGGTCTGAAAGCCGTAACAGCGCACCAACTCGGCCCCTTCCCATTCAGTCAACGCCATTCGGTTCTGCTGTAGCGCGGCTTCAATGATCAGCCGTGCCTTTTCCTTGTCGTGCTGCAAGGAAAACTGGGCAAGTTTTTGCCGATTTAGCCAACTGGAGTAACGGTACAGCGCGCCAAAAGCCTTGGCGGCATGCTCGGGAAACCGATACACGGGAAGGCCGTGTTCCTGAAGGACCTTGACGCCGGCCGAGACGTCAAAGATGCCCATGAAACAACACAGAATGGGTTTTTGAGTCCGCTGGTCGATCTTCACAATGGCCTTGGCGGTTTCCAAAGCGTTGGTCATGGACTGAGGGGTCAGAATTACCAAGGCGCCGTCCACCCCTTGGTCTTTGATGACGGCTTCTAGAGCTTTCTCGTATCGGTCTTGGGTGGCGTCCCCGATGACATCCACGGGGTTGTGTAAATTGGCCGTGGCGGGCAGATGGCTTTGCAGAGCTTCTACGGTTTCTTCGCGGAACCTAGCCAATTCCAAGCCGGATGAAATCGTCATGTCGGTGGCCACAATGCCCGGACCGCCGGCATTGGTCACAATGGCCACCTTGTTGCCCAAGGGCGTTTTTTTTCTGGCAAAGGCTCCGGCAAAATTAAACAATTCTTCGATGGAATCCACGCGAAGGATTCCTGCCTGCTTGAAAATAGCCTCGTAGACGGCTTCCGACCCGGCCAGGGATCCCGTGTGTGAGGCGGCAGCTTGAGCTCCGGCCACCGTGCGGCCCGATTTGATGACCAGAACTGGGGTCGGCCGATCCCCTGACGTGATTTCTTTGACCTCCTGAATGAATTCCGGACCTCGGCGCAGCTCTTCCAGGTAAATCATGATGACCTGCGTGTCTTCATCCTGGTGCAGGTAGCGCAGGAGATCCAATTCGTCCACATCGGCCTTGTTGCCGATGGAAATGAACTTGGAAAACCCGAAATCCCGTTCCGCGGCAAAGTCCAGAACCGACGTACACAAGGCACCACTTTGAGAAATAAAGGAAATATGGCCCGGGGCCGGCATACGGTTGGAGAAACTGGCGTTCATGCGCACCGAAGGATGTGGATTGATGACCCCGAGACAATTGGGCCCCACAAGGCGCATGCCCGCCTCACGGCACCGCGCCGCAATGCTTTCTTCAATGGCCCGCCCCTCTGGCCCGACCTCTCGAAAACCTGCGGACACAATGACAACAGCCTTGACCCCCTTTTGTGCTGCCTCATCCACCACAGCCAGCGCCGCTTTGGGCGGCACCACCAAAATGGCCAGCTCCACCGGATCGGGAATGTCCTTCAAGGTGGGATAGGCCTTGACGCTCAGCACCGAGCGTGCCGCAGGGTTGACGGGATAGAGGATTCCCGTGTAGCCGCCGCGTAAAATATTGGCAAAAAGATCATGACCGACCTTTCCGGGCACGGTCGATGCGCCCACAACGGCCACGGATTTCGGAGAAAAAATGGCATCCAAGCGTTCCATGAAACCTCCCTGATCATCATGGCGCCAGCTTCAGCGCCACATCAACGATTCCGTTCAAGACAGATGCTCAGGCGACCGTGCGCTGATCTCTTTTGGCGCAGGTCGCACAGCGCGATGCGCTCTTACGGCGTGCGCCGCTTCAACTGTACGCTTTGCCGCCCGGGCGGCTTATTCAAAAACTCCACGAAAGAAGGCCCTCGCAGTTCGCGTCCGGGGCAGCGACCTTGCGGGCCATGCCGACAACAACTTGATAAGTAATATTTTTTTTTTTCTTTCGAGCGTCCTTTTGTGTTAAGGCCTCTCACGAGGTGAGACGGGATGCCTGCATGACCACCTGGACCGTTCGCGTCCTTGGCCCGTCGTAGTCGCACAGAAAAATTCTTTGCCATGTGCCGAGAAGAAGTCGTCCCCGCTCCACAAGCACGGTCACGCTGGACCCTGTGAGCGTCGTCTTAATGTGGGCCGCCGCATTGCCTTCCATATGCTTGTAGTCGGCTTTCCATGGAATCAGGCGGTCCAACGTGCGGAGCACATCCTCCATGACCGCCGGATCCGCCCCTTCGTTGATGGTCACGCCCGCCGTGGTATGAGGGACGTAGACGCAGCAGATGCCGTCCTCTATGCCGCTTTCTCGAACCTTTTCGGCCACCAGGGCCGTCACGTCCACCGCGTCACTGCGCGCCGATGTCTTCACCTGAAAGCTCCACCGCTTCATGGGCCCCCTCCTTTTGCATCACTCCAAAACAAGGCGAGGCACATAAAGGCCCGCCGATGTCTGCACCAGTTCTTCCTCAGGCGCTATGGTCACCTCGTGGAGGCGTCGAAAATCGGATTCCAGATCATTGGTGATGAACTTATGGAAAACAGCACAGGCCATTTCCACGACTCGGTTCAGGATCGGGCTCAATCCCGAATCCTCGACGGTGCGCACATGCTCGGCCAAAGAGAAGATTTTTTCGGCCTCGTTAGGCTCATTGCTGTCCATGAGCCACCATAGAGCCAGTTCCTCCCAATGCTTGGCAAGAAGGCGACACGCCGTCAAAGGCAGAAGGCGCCGGGTGGCCGAGCGCAGAGCTTCCAGCACGCGCTCGCGCTTGAGATGCTCTGACACTTCAATGACGCTGTCCTGAAGCGTCCGCAAAGTGTGCACCACCGCTTCAAGAGCTAGCGAATCGGGGAAAAGGGACTCGTAGGGAATGATGGACACGTTTTGAGTGAGAAAATCCACAAGATCGTGCATCTCGATGTTTCTCAAGGGTGTCCGTCCCTTTTCTTCCCACAGCTGCACGAATAGGGGGCGTGCATCTTGCAGAGCGTGAGGTTGTAGGAGCTTTCGTGCCTTGGCCACATGAACCCTCTTCTCGTTGGGTAAGCGGCCCAATTCGGCCATAGTTTCCAACAGACGCGCCAAGTGGCCCAGAGGAATCTCATGGATTCGGCTTTCCATTTGTTCGGCGGCCTGGCGCAGCAACTTTCGAAAACTCTTTCGAGACATGGGAACCACAACAAGGTCATGAAAAACCAGCCCGGCGCCCAGCAGCAGCGAGACTCCGTAGGGCTGCCTCTCGTCCCTGGCATGCACAAAGGCGCCGTAGTGAAATAAGCCCTCTTTGACGCCGACAACCATGAAGCTCTCGTTTATCACCTCTTCGGCCTTGATGAGCACTACCGGGGTCGATTTTTCGGCCAACGTCAAAGGCTCAGGTTGCACAAAACCCTTTTGGCGAAATCGATAGGCAGCTTGGCGCACGATTCTTGCCAGGCGCTTGTCCCGAACGATGCCCTGCAGTTCACAAAAGGCGCGAAAACACACCGGGCTGCCTTCCAGACTCAAGGCTTCCAACAGGGCTGCCGCCAAGACTTCGCGCCGGGCCAAAGCCTGTTTCAGGCTTCTCAGACAATTCTCCAGGCTTGGTCCCTGTGGGTCCTGCATGCGAAGCCGGTCCATAAAAAAACTCAGTTCCGCTTTTTCGTTCTCGGAAAGCTTCAGTCCTTTTTTCGATTCCTTTTTCTTGCCCATGGCGACGCTCCTGTTTCACTCGCCTCTTGTTTTGTCCCTGCACGCTTCGTTTCAATGATTTTAGAGGTTATAGAACCTGCAGGCAAAGAAAAAGCCCCGGAAAACAAAGTTTCCGGGGCTCGATAAGCACACACTCTGTGGGAAGTTATTCTCGCTCTTGCGCCTCCTCTCGAGGCTCAATGATGAGCGAATCCGCCACCAATTCCCACAGGTATTTCACTTCCACGTCCATGAAATCATACTCTTTGCGCAAACTCTTCATGATCTGGTCGCGGCAGTTGTGACAGGGGGCGATGAGCAACTTGGCTCCGGTGTCTTTAATCTGCTTGGCCTTTACACGACCATAAAAGATGCGCTCTTCCACGTACGGAGACGCCCAGGCCCCGCCGCCTGCGCCACAACAAAAATTGTTGGCCCGATTCGGGTACATCTCCACGAAATTTTCACAGCACTGTTGCACCACCCACCGAGGTTCTTCGTAATAGCCATGCCCGAAGGCCCGCTCGCTTTTACGCCCATAGTTGCAGGGGTCATGGTAAGTGGTCAGTTCATGGTGAATGGACTTATCTACCTTGATGCGGCCTTCTTCCAGGTACTGCTTCAGGAGATCATGAACGCTGACAAACTTCACGCCTTCATCGGCAAACCACATTTGCAGACCAAGCCTGGTCGCATAATAGGCGTGCCCTCATTCAGGTAAGACCAGGTACTCGCACTCGAGTTCCTTGTAGTTTTGCACGATGCGCCCGACGATTTCCTTCATGGCCGCATCGTCGCCCGTAAATAAGCCCCAGTTGACCCCTTCCCAGTTTTTGGACGCCACCGTCCATGATTCATTGGCGGCGTAAAGAATGCGCCACCAGAACATCATGTCTTCGGGTTCCGCAAAGGGCTCCTTGGAATTGATGGTGAACAGATATTTAGCCCCCTTCTTGTCAATGGGCACTTCAAAACCGGGCAGCTCCTCGGCCAGTTCGGCAGCCAAGTCTTCCAGAAGATACCGGAAATCTTCCTCGGGAATCCCCACGTTGTTGCCGGTCTTAAGGCACATCTCCACACCTTTGTGCAACACGCCCGGCACTTTGTCCCGTTCACGCATGGCACGGGCAGACCGCAACAGCTTCAACAAATCAATGTTCATGGGACACGCATGCTCACACCGACCACACAAGGTGCAGACCCACGGAAACTTGGAATCCACCACCTCCTGGTCCAGGCCTAGAACGGCTAAACGCACCACCTTGCGCACATCCAGGCCGTCCACCCCTGTGACGGGACACCCGCCGGCACAGGTGCCGCACGTCAGGCACAGCTCGGCATATTGGCTCGCCAGCTTGCGCCTTTCTCGTTTCGTCAACAGCAACGGCTCCATCGTTCTCTCCCCTGACTCGGTTCCCGTTTCATCGTTTCCATCTATATCTAACACAAGACCAGCGCGCTTAAAAGTAATTTTTCCCCAAGGCCGCCTGTGAGGCTCGGCTAGTATTCGTTGGGCAAGGAGGCCAGTTTTTCCATGGAAAACACGGGGCCGTCTTTACACACGTATTCCGTGCCAATATTGCAGCGACCGCACATGCCGATGCCACACTTCATGCGCATTTCTAGACTGGTGAAAATGCGATCCGGTGGAAATCCCAAATCGGCCAATACGGGCAGCGTGAATTTGATCATGATGGGCGGGCCGCAGACGATGGCGTAGGCGTTGTCCGCGCTAGGCGCCTTTTCCTTGGTCACGGCCGGCACGAACCCCACGTTGTATTTCCACTGGGGATCGTCCGTGGCGTCCACCGTCAAATGCATGGTAATGTCGTCGCGCTTCTCCCAGGCCACCAGCTCGTCCTTGTAGAGCAGCATGCCGGGGTTGCGGGCTCCGTAGACCACCGTGATCTCACCATAGTCTCCGCGATGGGCAGGGTCCAGCATCCACACGATGGATGAACGCAAGGTGGTGAAAGCGAAACCGCCGCCGATGATGACCACGTTTTGACCTTTCATCTCGTCCCACGGATACCAATTGCCCAAAGGACCGCGCACGCCCATAACATCGCCCGGTTTCATGTTGTGCAAGTAACTCGTCACGCGGCCCACGCGGTTGACGGTGAACATGAGTAAGCCCTTTTCGGTGGGAGACGACGCGATGCCGATGGGCACTTCCCCTTGACCCGCCACAGACAGTTCGGCGAATTGTCCGGGTCTATAGTCAAAAGACGCCGCATCCTCCGGATTGAGAAACGCCAGCTTAAAGGTTTTCAGGTTCCGATCTTGAGTTTCCGTGATGATCTCTTGAATTTTCACAGGATAGGGCAGATAGGGATTCTTCACCTTGGTCCTCCGATCAATCCACCCGGGCAGCAGGTCTCATGGTCCTGACGGGCATGTCCGCGATTGGCTCTTTCCCGGGCTTTTCGACTTCCTTTTTGTGGGAGCGCCGCACAGCGGGAGTGGGTTCGCCGCATGTGCCACATCCCCATGGCACCTTTCCTAGCAGGCTCCTAGGTGGTCGGGCACACGCAGGACGCCGTCATCATACTCGCCACCCGTCGAATGTCGATGTTCACGGGGCAGTATTGAACACATCGGCCACAGCCGACACAGGCCGGCCCATTGCCGTATTTGTCCACATAGTACTTAAATTTGTGCATAAAACGCTGGCGTACTCGCTGCAGCTTTTGGTTTCTCGGGTTATGGCCAGATCCGTGCAAAGTGAACAGGGGGAACATGCATGAATCCCACAGGCGCACCCGCACGCCTTCATCACGATGCACCTCGTCTTGGATGTCAAAGCACCAACACGTGGGGCACAAAAAGGTGCAGGTGCCGCAGTTGATGCATGCAAACTGCACTTCCTCCCAAAAGGCTGCATTAAATAACTCGTTGGTGGCTTTGTCCCGCAGGGGATCGGTAAGAAAGAGCCGGGGAAGGCTCTTTTCGGCTTTTTCGGCGATGCTGCGTGCTTGAGAGACGTGATCCTCGGAAGCCGGCTCCCCATCCGGCACGTCGGCCAACAGGGCTTGGCCAGCTTCGGTCACAGCTTCCACGAGATAGCCGTCGGCACACTCGGTCATGAGCACGTCCAGAGCGCTGCGGTCAAAAGGCCCCAATCCCACGGATGTGCAAAAGCAGGTGCTGCAGGGTTCATGGCAGCCCAAGCCCACGAGAACAGTGGACTGACGGCGTTTCTGCCACCACGGATCCACGTACTGATCGGTGATGAAATTGACATCCACCAATTGAAAGGCCTTGGCGTCGCAGGGGCGAATACCCCACACCACGCGAGGCCCCAAGGCTTTGGGAATCTCTTCCAAAATCCCTTCCTTGGGGTCCCCCTTTTTCAGGGTGTACGCAAACATGGCTTCCGCCGGAGGATGCATCAATTCCTTGGGAGAAAGCCGCGTGTTTTGATAGGTCAGATCCACGTGGTGGGGACGGTTCACGAGCCGAAACCGATGAGCGTCACCTTCCTTGACCGGCGCAAAGACTTGAGCCCTGTCCATGATGCGGCCGATGACAAGGGGCATTTTTTCCTTGGGCACGTAGATTGTCAGCATGGATTCATCCTCTGTCGCGTTGGTTCTCGGCTGATGCGGCTTCGCGTCTGGATCATTTGATAAAGTCCTGCGGGTCGTCCGGTCTGTAAGTATCCAACGGCGGCCGCCCTTCCACAACCAGGCCGGCCTCATAGCCATACAGGGCCTTCACATCCTTTTCCAGCTTCTTGGTCAATTGGCGAACCGGTATATTCATGGGGCAGGCCCTTTCGCAGGCGCCGCAGTCCGTGCATCGTCCGGCCAGGTGAAACGCGCGCAGCAGATGAAACGTGCGAGTGTCCGTGGCGTCCAGGGTCTTGCCCACCCATTGAGGCCGGGATTCGTCCACGAAACAGGTGGGGCAGTAACACATGGGGCAGGCATTGCGGCACGCATAGCAGCGAATGCACGGCGCCAGAAGATCTTCAAAGTGGCGCCATCGCTCTTCGGGAGTCATGGCCTCCACGCGGCGCACGTCCTCATAGCGGTCCACATCGCTCTGTTCCGGCACTTCCTCCCCGAGAAGTTCATCGTAAAGGACGGGGTTGCGATGCGTGCAGATGCGGCAATTTTCCTGAAGAAATTCCTGCCGAGGCAACACCTCGTCAAAACCTTTGCCCGACACCTGCAGTTGGGAGCCGTTTTCCGTCACCTGCACAGGCTCCCGCCCTTGCAGAAAAGCCCACACCTTGCGCCGATCCACCATGCCGTGGCACGGTGCGCCCAGGATATAGATCTGCTGTCTTTGGAATTGATTTTCTTGGATTTGTAAGACGATATTTCGACTGTCACATCCCTTGGCCACCACGGCCACACGGTCTTTGCGCTTGACCAGGTAATTGGCGAGATTGACGCCGCAAAAGCTGTTCCACACCAGTTGGTTGACCTGGTCAACGTGGCGAATGAAAACGGGCTCGCTCATCATGGGGATCGTGCCTTGACGGAAGCCGATCACACCGTCCACTTTTTTCTCCGCAAGAAGCCGTTGGGCCGCCTCTCGAATCTTCTTCGTATACGCCTCCATCTATCCCACCTCAGCTTGACAGGCCGCATTCACCGGCGCCTCGACATCATCCCACATCGGTTTTGTCTTGATAAAATGCCTGGCCGGACCCACGGACCGCACGGCTTCCACCACCTCTCGAGCCGTCTCCGCAAACTTGGACGCCTCTGCCGAAGAAATCCACGAAAAGTGAAGGCGTCCCGGTTCAATGCCCGTGTATTCCAGGAAGTTCTTGAGCAAAGCGAACTTGCGCCGCGCATAATAGTTGCCTTCGATGTAGTGGCAATCGCCCGGATGGCAACCGGACACCCACACACCATCGGCACCGTGGCGCAGCGCGGCCAGAATAAATTTGGGATTGATGCGGCCGCTGCACGGCACGCGAATCACTCGAATGTTCGCAGGATACGGCAACCGGCTGACACCGGCCAGATCCGCCGCGCCGTAGGAGCACCAGTTACACAGAAATGCTATGATTTTGGGTTCCCAGGAATTCATCGCTTTCGCTCCCAGCATGGTCTTTTAGAGGCTGTCGATCATGGTCAGGATTTGCGCATCATCGAACCCTTGAAGCTGAATAGCTCCGGAGCGGCACGACGCCACACACAAGCCGCATCCTTTACAGAGGGCCGGATTGATCTCCGCCACGCCGCGCTCATTGAACCGAGGCGCCGAATAAGGACAAATGGCCACACAGGTGCCGCACGCACTGCACAAGAACGGATTGGTTCGAGCTACCGTTCCCGGAAAGTGAATCCGGTCCCGGGCCAAAAGGGTTGCCGCTCGCGCCGCCGCGGCCTGGGCTTGCGCAATGCTTTCCTCCAATGGCTTCGGATAATGAGCGAGGCCGCAGAGGAACACGCCGTCCGTGGCGAAATCCACCGGGCGCAGCTTGGCGTGGGCTTCAATGAGAAAGCCGTCTTCGTTCATGGGCACTTTAAAGAGCTGGGCCAGAGCCTCATCGGCGTTGGGCACGATGGCCGTGGCCAAGGTGACCACATCGGCCGGCAACACCACGGGGCGTCGCAAAATGTGGTCGGTGACCGTAACGGTCAGACGGCCGTCGGCCTGCACCACCTTGGGTTTGTCCTCCAAAGAGTACCGAATGAACAGAACCCCCGCTCGCCGTGCCTCCTGATAGAGGCGCTCCCGCTCCCCGTAGGTTCGAATGTCCCGATACAGGACGTAGACCTCCGCGTCGGGGTTGCGCTTCTTGATTTCCAAGGCGCTCTGGATGGTGTGGGTGCAGCACACGCGACTGCAATAGGGCCTCTGGGGCTCCCGGCTGCCCACACATTGAATGAAGACCACAGACTGAGCCTTTTCAATCGCCGGATCCTGCGCGCGCAGCTTTTGATCCAGTTCCAGGTGGGTGAGCACCCTTGAATCCTGTCCGTATAAATACTCGTCGGGCTTGAATTCCCGACCGCCCGTGGCGATGACCGCCACGCCGTGTTCCACCGTGACGGGTTCCGCGCCATTTTGGATCACCGATTTAAAGTTGCCCACAAAACCGTCCACGTGGGTCAGCCGCGCCTGCAGATGGACCGTGATGTTGGGGTGTTGGAGAACGCGTTGCTGCAGCTGCGCGACATGTTTCTGAATGTCTTCGCCGCGCCACGTGTGGTTCAGATTCAGAGCCTGACCACCCAGCTGCGCTCCACTTTCCACCAGATCCACGGGGTAGCCCTGATCGGCCAAACTCAAGGCCGCCGTCATTCCTGAAACGCCGCCCCCGAGCACCAAAGCGCGCCGTGTGACGGACAGTTCTGGCTCCGACAGCGGCTCCAAAAGGGCCACCTTGGCCACGGCCATGCGCACCAGATCTTTGGCCTTTTCCGTGGCCAGAGCCGGATCCATGCTGTGCACCCATGAATCGTGGTTGCGAATGTTAGCCATTTCAAACAAATACTTGTTCAACCCGGCATCGGCCATGGTTTCCTGAAACAACGGCTCATGTGTCCTGGGCGTGCAGGCCGCCACCACAATGCGGTTCAACTGGTGTTCGCGAATGACCTTTTTCATGACTTCCTGCGTGTCCTGCGAACACGTGTAGAGGTTGTCTGCGACGTACTCGACATACGGCAGGGACTTGGCGTATTCGGCCACGGCCTTCACATCCACCACGCCGGCAATGTTGATGCCGCAATGGCATACAAAGACGCCGATGCGAGGAGGTTCTCCGTAGACGTCGCGTTGAGCTGGAATTTCCTTTTCCTTGACCAGCGTGCCGCGCACCGCTCCCAAAAGCCTTCCCGCGGCCGCCGCCGCCGCACTGGCCTCCATGACCGATTGGGGTATGTCTTTGGGGCCTTGAAAAGCCCCGCACACAAAGACACCGGGTCGGGAACCGGCCACGGGGTCAAAGGAAGAGTGTTCGGCGAAAAGATCCTCGTTGAGTCGAACGTTCAGCCGGTCGGCCAAAGTCTTGGCGTGCGCGGGCGTCTGCAGCCCCACGGACAACACCACCAGATCAAAGACTTCTGAGACCACCCGGCCGTCTTCCGTGACGTAACGGACTTCCACGTCCCCGCCACTGCCCGGCACTTCTTCCAAGCTGTGGACACGGGAGCGAATGAAGCGCACCCCGTGCTCTTCCATAGCTCGGTTGTAGTACCTCTCAAAGTCTTTGCCGTGCGTGCGCATGTCCATGTAAAAAATGGCCGCCTCCAGATCTTTGCCCACATGCTCCTTGGCGATGACCGCTTCCTTGATGGCGTACATGCAGCAGACGGCCGAACAGTACGCATGGTCGCAGTGGTGAATGTCTCGGGATCCAACGCACTGCAGCCACGCGATCTTTTTGGGTTCCTTGTGGTCCGACGGCCTCACCACATGGCCCATGGTGGGACCCGAGGCCGAAAGAAGCCGCTCGAATTCCATGGCCGTCATCACGTTGGCCAGCCGCTTATAGCCGTACGTGTCATAGAGGCTGGGATCAAACGGTTCAAAACCGGGCGCCAAAATCACCGCCCCCACCTGAAGCTCTCGAACCCTTTCTTGGTCCTCATGCACCACGGCGTTGGCCAAACAGGCGTCCACGCAGCGGTAACATTCCGAACAAACGCCGCAGTTCAGGCACCGTTGCGCTTCGCGGCGCACCTGCTCTTCGCTGAAACCCAACTGCACTTCGTTGAAATTGCCCCGCCGCTCCTCGGGACTCAGCCGCGGCATGCGCTCTCGAGGCATGCGATCGTAGCCTTCCGTCGGCACATCCTGCACCGCTTCCCAGCGCTTTTCGCGCCCCTTCTTCAAATCCTCACCGCGCAAAAACCGATCAATGGAAATGGCCGCCTCTTTCCCCGCCGCAATGGCTTCAATGACCGTGCGCGGCCCCGTCACCGCATCGCCTCCGGCAAAAATGTCCGGATCGTCCGACTGCAAGGTCACCGGATCCACCTTGAGGGTTCGCCAGTCACTGAGCGAGCAGGCACATTCCGGCGTCAGACACGCCCAGTCCGTCTCCTGGCCGATGGCCGCAATCACCGCATCCACTTCCAGAATAAAGTTGGATCCCGGAATCGCTACAGGTCGGCGCCTTCCGCTGGCATCCGGTTCTCCAAGGGCCATCTTGACACATTCGATGCCCTTGACCTTGCCGTCTTCCCCAAGGATCCGCACGGGATTGGTGAGGGTGAGAATCTCGATGCCTTCCTCGCGGCACTCCTCGATCTCTTCCTCATTGGCCGGCATCTCCGCTACGCTTCGTCGATAAACAATAAAGGGCTTCGTGGATCCCGTGCGCAAAGCCGTGCGCACACAGTCCATGGCCACGTTCCCGCCACCCACAACCGCCACGCGGTCGCCCAAATAGATGCGTTCCCCCAGGTTCACGTCCCGCAGGAACCGCACGCCCGGAATCACCCCTTCCAGATCCTCACCCTCGATGCCCAGCTTCTTGCACTCATGCGCTCCAATGCCGATAAAAAACGCCTTGTAGCCCTGCTCGCGCAGCTGCCCGATGGTGATATCCTTGCCGATCTCCACGCCGGTTTTAAATTCCACCCCCATCTCGCGAATGACCTGGATTTCCGCTTCAACGATCTCCCGAGGCAGCCGGTAGGACGGAATGCCCACCGTCAGCATGCCCCCGAGAACCGGCAGCTTTTCAAACACCGTCACCCCATAGCCTTCCTGAGCCAGGTAATAGGCGCAGGTCAACCCCGCAGGGCCGGATCCAATAATGGCCACCTTTTCGTCCCGCTTCACCTTAATGTCCGGCACAAACCGGGTTTCGGCTTTGAGATCCAAATCGGCGATGTAGCGCTTGATAAAATCAATGGCCACCGGCTCATCCACCGTGCCTCGCCGACACGCCGTCTCACAAGGATGGTGGCACACCCGGCCGCAAATGGCCGGAAGCGGATTGTCCTTCTTGATGAGTTCCAAAGCCTCGCGATACCGGCCCTGGGCCGCCAGAGCCACGTAGCCCTGAACCGAAATGTGCGCCGGACAGGTGGCTTTGCACGGAGACGTTCCGCGCTTTTCAATGGCAAAAGCCCCAGGTACCGCTTGAGCGTACCGGCGGTACGCCGCCCGCCGCTCGCTCAAACCCATGTCATACTCGTTTTTCAAGCCCACAGGACACACCCGAGCGCATTCCCCGCAGCCCGTGCATTTGTCCACATCAATGAAACGCGGCTTCTGCCGTATTTTCACCCGAAAATTCCCGGGCTCCCCCTCCAGGGCTTCC
Proteins encoded in this region:
- a CDS encoding NAD(P)-binding protein, coding for MNSNGTSTPLIGSVLVVGGGIAGMQSALDLAEMGYYVYLVEKEASIGGVMAQLDKTFPTNDCAMUIISPKLVEVGRHLNIEILTLSEVEALEGEPGNFRVKIRQKPRFIDVDKCTGCGECARVCPVGLKNEYDMGLSERRAAYRRYAQAVPGAFAIEKRGTSPCKATCPAHISVQGYVALAAQGRYREALELIKKDNPLPAICGRVCHHPCETACRRGTVDEPVAIDFIKRYIADLDLKAETRFVPDIKVKRDEKVAIIGSGPAGLTCAYYLAQEGYGVTVFEKLPVLGGMLTVGIPSYRLPREIVEAEIQVIREMGVEFKTGVEIGKDITIGQLREQGYKAFFIGIGAHECKKLGIEGEDLEGVIPGVRFLRDVNLGERIYLGDRVAVVGGGNVAMDCVRTALRTGSTKPFIVYRRSVAEMPANEEEIEECREEGIEILTLTNPVRILGEDGKVKGIECVKMALGEPDASGRRRPVAIPGSNFILEVDAVIAAIGQETDWACLTPECACSLSDWRTLKVDPVTLQSDDPDIFAGGDAVTGPRTVIEAIAAGKEAAISIDRFLRGEDLKKGREKRWEAVQDVPTEGYDRMPRERMPRLSPEERRGNFNEVQLGFSEEQVRREAQRCLNCGVCSECYRCVDACLANAVVHEDQERVRELQVGAVILAPGFEPFDPSLYDTYGYKRLANVMTAMEFERLLSASGPTMGHVVRPSDHKEPKKIAWLQCVGSRDIHHCDHAYCSAVCCMYAIKEAVIAKEHVGKDLEAAIFYMDMRTHGKDFERYYNRAMEEHGVRFIRSRVHSLEEVPGSGGDVEVRYVTEDGRVVSEVFDLVVLSVGLQTPAHAKTLADRLNVRLNEDLFAEHSSFDPVAGSRPGVFVCGAFQGPKDIPQSVMEASAAAAAAGRLLGAVRGTLVKEKEIPAQRDVYGEPPRIGVFVCHCGINIAGVVDVKAVAEYAKSLPYVEYVADNLYTCSQDTQEVMKKVIREHQLNRIVVAACTPRTHEPLFQETMADAGLNKYLFEMANIRNHDSWVHSMDPALATEKAKDLVRMAVAKVALLEPLSEPELSVTRRALVLGGGVSGMTAALSLADQGYPVDLVESGAQLGGQALNLNHTWRGEDIQKHVAQLQQRVLQHPNITVHLQARLTHVDGFVGNFKSVIQNGAEPVTVEHGVAVIATGGREFKPDEYLYGQDSRVLTHLELDQKLRAQDPAIEKAQSVVFIQCVGSREPQRPYCSRVCCTHTIQSALEIKKRNPDAEVYVLYRDIRTYGERERLYQEARRAGVLFIRYSLEDKPKVVQADGRLTVTVTDHILRRPVVLPADVVTLATAIVPNADEALAQLFKVPMNEDGFLIEAHAKLRPVDFATDGVFLCGLAHYPKPLEESIAQAQAAAARAATLLARDRIHFPGTVARTNPFLCSACGTCVAICPYSAPRFNERGVAEINPALCKGCGLCVASCRSGAIQLQGFDDAQILTMIDSL